The Poseidonibacter lekithochrous region CCAAGTCTTAACACCGTAAGAAATTGGAGCAATAAAAGCAAAAGATGATGCTAAAAAGATTGGAGGAATAGCTCCTCTATTAACGAATTGGAATACTAATGTACCAATACCGGCTGTAAATAATGCAACACTTGGATCTAGTCCTGTAAGAATAGGAACTAAAACAAGTGCACCAAAGGCTACAAATAGAAATTGTAAACCTAAAATTGAATCCTTAACTCTGAAATTATAATCAGTGGGTTTCATGATACCTCTTATTTTGATGAATTAAACCTATAATAATATCAAATAAAGAGTTAATAAAAATTAAATTTATATGCAATTTATAAGCAATTTTTATGTAAAATTAAAAAGATTAAATCAAAATAACTTTAAATTATACAAAGTTATTAATAGGAAATTAAATGTATAAAGAAAGTACAAACGTTGTTGTAAAACATCTTGTAAATAGATTAAGAGATACTAGAACTGCTTCAAATGAGTTTAGGTTAACAATTGAAGAAATTTCAAGAATTGTTGTATCAGAAGCTTTAAGTAACTTTGAAACAGTAAGTCAAAATATTAATACGTGGCAAGGGCCATTAGATGTTCAAATGTTAGAAGTACAAAAAATTGTTTTAGTTCCAATTTTAAGGGCTGGGGAACCAATGCTTACTGGAATTTTAAAAACTCTTCCTTATGCAAGATCAGGTTTCTTAGCAATGAAGAGAGATGAAGAAACTGCTGAATCAAAATTATTCTATGAAAACATTCCAGATTTAGAAGGAAAAACTGTTTTATTACTTGACCCAATGGTAGCAACTGGTGGTTCATTAATTGATGGTATTGATTACTTAAAATCTAAAGGTGCAACAAAAATTTTATCTTTAAACGTTTTAGGTTCACCAGAAGGTGTACAAAAAGTTCAAGAAGCACATCCTGATGTTGATATTTATATTGCT contains the following coding sequences:
- the upp gene encoding uracil phosphoribosyltransferase, with the protein product MYKESTNVVVKHLVNRLRDTRTASNEFRLTIEEISRIVVSEALSNFETVSQNINTWQGPLDVQMLEVQKIVLVPILRAGEPMLTGILKTLPYARSGFLAMKRDEETAESKLFYENIPDLEGKTVLLLDPMVATGGSLIDGIDYLKSKGATKILSLNVLGSPEGVQKVQEAHPDVDIYIAQIDERLDENNYIRPGLGDAGDRAFNTNG